GCGACGCGATCTACGGCAAGGCCCCGCGCTACGTCTCCCGCGAGCGCCTCGGCCTCATGCTCGACCACGAATACACGCTGCTCATCGAGCGCCTGAACGAGAAACGCGGCGCCAACACCACGTTCTTCGTCTTCGCCGACACCGTCGCCGCCCGCAATTACAAGGGCACCAACGAAGCCCACGGCTGGATGGGCATCCGCTTCCAGATCGAGCCCCACGGCCCGCCCAGCGACCTCATGATCCACGTCCGCATGTGGGACAAGGACAACCTCCTCCAGCAACAGGCCCTCGGCATCGTCGGCACCAACCTCATCTACGGCGCGTTCTACTACCGCGACAACCCCGAGGAACTCATCCGCTCGCTCCTCGATAACATCGGCCCCGACCGCATCGAAGTCGACATGCTCAAGATGAGCGGCCCCGCCTTCGGCCCCGTGGACAACCGCCTGATGTCGCTCTACCTCGTGCGCCACAAGCTCACCAACGCCGTCATGTTCGGCCCCGGCGGCGACGTGCTCCAGCCCTCCGAGATTCTTTACAAGAAGGCCGTCCTCGTGGAACGCGGCAGCTTCCGCCCCGTCACCCACGTCAACGTCGACATGCTCAACTGCGCCTGCGCCCAGTTCATGCAAGAGCCCCAGGTCAAGGGCAAGGACCTCGTCGTGCTCATGGAGATCACCATGAACAACCTCCTCGCCGACGGTGAACTCGACGCGCAGGACTTCCTCTCCCGCGTCGATCTCCTCGGCGACATCGGCTTCACGGTGCTCATCTCCGACTACTCCGAATACTACCGCCTCACGACCTACTTCCGCCGCTACACGCAGGAGATGATCGGCGTCACCATGGGCATCAACAACCTCCTGGAGATCTTCAACGAGAAGTATTACGAGCACCTCGCCGGCGGCATTCTGGAAAACTTCGGCCGCCTCTTCCGCAATGCCGTGAAGCTCTACATCTACCCGATGCAGCAGCTCGCCTACGACCGCTACCTCGCCGCCGGACACCCGGCCGTGGACGCCGCCGGCCACATCGCCGGCTCGCCCTTTGCCGCCAACGTGCTGATCAACGCCAAGAACCTCCAAGTCGAAGACCACCTCAGCAACCTCTACGCTCACTTGCTGGAGAATCACTACATCGAGTGCATCGTCGGCTTCGACAAATCCATCCTCTCGATCTTCTCGCGCGACGTGCTCCAGCGCATCCAGAAGAATGATATCACCTGGGAAACGATGGTCCCCCCGCCCGTAGCCACCGCCATCAAAAAACGCGGCCTCTTCGGCTACACCGCGCCGGTGACGGGGTAGTAAGAAGTAGCGCGTAGTGAGTAGCGGGTAGCGAGTAGTTCGAAAAACCAGCTCCGAGCTCTAGACTCCGGAAAGTGCGGTTTCACCGCACTTTCCAGAAACCATCGTTGCGCTAGCCGTTTGCGCTCGTCAGAACCTGCGACGTTCACGCATGTCGCTCACCCCTGAAGCTCTCGCCCGCCAACAGATCGACGCTCAACTCGTCGCGGCCGGCTGGATCATTCAGGACTACAAGGCCGTCGATTTCTCCGCTGGCCGCGGCATCGCCCTCCGCGAAGTCCCGCTCAAAACCGGCCCTTGCGACTACCTGCTCCTCGTCGATCGCCACGCCGTCGGCGTGATCGAGGCCAAGAAAGAAGGCACCACCCTCTCCGCGCGCCTCCAAGCCACGGCACATTTATCATTTCATAACGCCGCTTAACATGAACGAAAACGCCAACTTCAAGGTAGACCCACGCCTCGCAAGCCTTCTCGGAGAAACGTATCGTTCAACGGAACACGCAATAAAGGAGTTAATAGATAATGCGTGGGACGCTGATGCGCCGACAATTGCCATTACACTTCCAGATCCAATGACTGCCGACTCGATTGTCATAGAAGACACTGGCAGTGGGATGACTGAACTCGAGTTGCGGAATGAATACCTGGTCGTGGCAAATGATCGCCGTTCACGTAAAGGCGACCGAACAAAACAACTCAAACGCTTAGTTAAGGGCCGAAAAGGTATCGGGAAATTCGCCGGCCTGATGGTAGCCAATATCATGGCGATTGAAACAACGGCCCACGGAAAAACTACCCGCGTCGTAATATCGAAGGAAGATTTACTGAATGCGACTCGTGATCTGGAACGCATTGATCTCCCACTGACCGTTGTTCCTGCACCGGATGGAGTATCCGGCACGAAAGTGACTCTGACATCCCTGAGCGACCGCTTTGAATTTCCTCTGCCCGAAAAGCTAAAGACACTCTTGATGACCGAATACGGACGTGAGGAGGATGTGCGCATTAGCGTCAACAGTGAGGCCCTGTGTTTGGATGATTTGCCCGGAGAAAAATTTCAAAAAGACGACACCATCCCAGATGCCGGTGCTATTAAACTTAGTTTCAAGGTATCTGATGGCGCCAAATCCTTAAAACAGGCAGGTATCGCGCTCCGCGTTGGCGGAAAGATAGTTGGAAAACCTGGATTCTTCGGACTTGAGGACGATCCGGAAATCCCGCCGAAACTCCTTAAAAAACTATACGGTGAAGTAGAGGCAGACGGGTTATCGGAAAGCGTGACTGCGGACTGGGGCGACATCGTCGAGAACAGCAAAGCATTCCACGCGCTAAAGCCCGTCATTCAGGCCCATCTCAAAAACGCCGTTGAGGAAGTATACAAGCGCGAGGTCGGTCTTCAACGTGCACGCATTCAACGCCAAATAAACCTCCGCTTAGCGGAAATGCCCGAACACCGCCGCCGCTTCGCTCAAATCGCACTCGAGAAAGTGATGAAACGCTTCTACGGCGAGAGCGAAGAGAAGGTCGAGACCGTCGCCTCCGTCATCCTCGATGCTTTCGAGAAAGACGAATACTGGTTAGTGCTGAAGCAAATCGACGAAAGCAAAGGCGGCGATATCGAGACGTTTGCGTCCGCGCTCGAGATATTC
This portion of the Rariglobus hedericola genome encodes:
- a CDS encoding ATP-binding protein; translation: MNENANFKVDPRLASLLGETYRSTEHAIKELIDNAWDADAPTIAITLPDPMTADSIVIEDTGSGMTELELRNEYLVVANDRRSRKGDRTKQLKRLVKGRKGIGKFAGLMVANIMAIETTAHGKTTRVVISKEDLLNATRDLERIDLPLTVVPAPDGVSGTKVTLTSLSDRFEFPLPEKLKTLLMTEYGREEDVRISVNSEALCLDDLPGEKFQKDDTIPDAGAIKLSFKVSDGAKSLKQAGIALRVGGKIVGKPGFFGLEDDPEIPPKLLKKLYGEVEADGLSESVTADWGDIVENSKAFHALKPVIQAHLKNAVEEVYKREVGLQRARIQRQINLRLAEMPEHRRRFAQIALEKVMKRFYGESEEKVETVASVILDAFEKDEYWLVLKQIDESKGGDIETFASALEIFGLLDMALMANQAKSRLKVLDHLDDLVRNPATLEKNVHSVIERNLWVLGYDHSLISSNRTLARTIEEYTSAKFTGDRASKRPDLFLAQNLRGGFFLIEFKRPAKEIDRQDQRQAQEYRDDLEPKFGQIEILLLGKGRDVTATMQNDPPRLQVFSYEALISSARTQIDWLLSELKSGESTSA
- a CDS encoding TonB-dependent receptor; this encodes MSEQKDLLTTNRKALTINLDEPKYGTFAEIGAGQEVARIFFQAGGAAGTIAKSMSAYDMTFSDAIYGKAPRYVSRERLGLMLDHEYTLLIERLNEKRGANTTFFVFADTVAARNYKGTNEAHGWMGIRFQIEPHGPPSDLMIHVRMWDKDNLLQQQALGIVGTNLIYGAFYYRDNPEELIRSLLDNIGPDRIEVDMLKMSGPAFGPVDNRLMSLYLVRHKLTNAVMFGPGGDVLQPSEILYKKAVLVERGSFRPVTHVNVDMLNCACAQFMQEPQVKGKDLVVLMEITMNNLLADGELDAQDFLSRVDLLGDIGFTVLISDYSEYYRLTTYFRRYTQEMIGVTMGINNLLEIFNEKYYEHLAGGILENFGRLFRNAVKLYIYPMQQLAYDRYLAAGHPAVDAAGHIAGSPFAANVLINAKNLQVEDHLSNLYAHLLENHYIECIVGFDKSILSIFSRDVLQRIQKNDITWETMVPPPVATAIKKRGLFGYTAPVTG